From a region of the Canis lupus dingo isolate Sandy chromosome 5, ASM325472v2, whole genome shotgun sequence genome:
- the LOC118354680 gene encoding translation initiation factor IF-2-like, translating to MQLQNLWGALWPAGGCRVRDNTARRREGAPADFRRQCRARPPPRARATRPRLFRTVGKAIGAEGVGASGAGGRTQSPRGSSPRAPSGSVPQDGARRRLSAPAQPRVLKLPGTPDSAREPTDPGARAGEVRRRRTGAKKTAAGFRSFQPLINLQSKSSEPSSLPSCSGDQAAAAPELSPYCPPATSSGIAGILPPTWRPRPAARSACTCRPPALLRLGLYFHRDAVALHAEATSSASGPGTSAGSPGALGCKPGPAAAPSRRTSRGLPGRTLQTPEPPGEPEAGPRGSASPGQCPRRLGTCQRT from the exons ATGCAGTTGCAGAATC TATGGGGTGCCCTCTGGCCGGCTGGGGGCTGCAGGGTCCGTGACAACACGGCCCGAAGGCGGGAAGGTGCACCCGCGGACTTCAGGCGGCAGTGCCGAGCCCGCCCGCCTCCCAGGGCTCGGGCAACACGCCCCCGGCTTTTCCGCACGGTTGGGAAAGCAATCGGAGCGGAAGGCGTAGGCGCGAGCGGCGCGGGCGGCCGCACGCAGTCCCCCAGGGGCTCCTCGCCTCGGGCTCCGAGCGGCTCCGTCCCGCAGGATGGGGCCAGGCGCAGGCTCTCGGCACCTGCCCAGCCCCGTGTCCTCAAGCTACCCGGGACACCCGACTCGGCCCGGGAGCCCACGGATCCGGGTGCGAGAGCTGGAGAGGTGCGGAGACGCCGGACTGGAGCGAAAAAAACAGCAGCAG GCTTCAGGTCCTTCCAACCTCTGATCAACCTCCAATCGAAATCTTCAGagccatcctccctcccctcctgctctgggGACCAGGCCGCAGCAGCTCCCGAGCTCAGCCCCTACTGCCCACCCGCTACCAGCTCCGGGATTGCGGGGATCCTTCCGCCCACGTGGAGGCCGCGGCCCGCCGCCCGGTCCGCCTGCACCTGCcggcctcctgccctcctccgcCTGGGCCTCTACTTCCACCGCGACGCTGTGGCTCTGCACGCCGAGGCCACTTCCTCCGCGAGCGGGCCGGGGACCAGCGCCGGGTCGCCGGGAGCCCTTGGGTGCAAACCCGGCCCCGCGGCCGCGCCCTCCCGCAGGACGAGCAGAGGCCTCCCGGGACGGACCCTGCAAACCCCTGAACCCCCGGGAGAACCAGAAGCAGGCCCTCGTGGCTCTGCAAGCCCCGGGCAGTGCCCGCGTAGACTCGGGACCTGCCAGAGAACCTAG